In Microbacterium binotii, one DNA window encodes the following:
- a CDS encoding ComEA family DNA-binding protein, translating to MKPAPDAAGRVRLGVGAVVVLALLVLAVTVVVGVLRSAAVPPPAPVPTPTAADETAEVYVHVSGAVAAPGLYVLASGSRVADAISAAGGFGDNADAAAVNLARPLSDGEQLVVLELGQAPPAGAAGGESAGGGPINLNTAGVEQLDELPRVGPAIAQRIVDWREQNGRFTSVDDLLGVPGIGEKMLAGLRDLVTV from the coding sequence GTGAAGCCCGCACCCGATGCCGCAGGACGTGTGCGTCTGGGTGTCGGCGCCGTCGTCGTGCTGGCATTGCTCGTGTTGGCCGTGACGGTGGTGGTGGGGGTGCTTCGGAGTGCGGCGGTGCCGCCGCCGGCGCCGGTGCCGACACCGACTGCAGCGGACGAGACCGCGGAGGTCTACGTGCACGTCTCGGGTGCGGTGGCCGCGCCCGGACTCTACGTCCTCGCGTCGGGTTCGCGGGTCGCCGACGCGATCTCGGCGGCGGGTGGGTTCGGTGACAACGCCGACGCTGCGGCGGTGAACCTTGCCCGACCGCTCAGCGACGGCGAGCAACTCGTCGTGCTCGAGCTGGGGCAGGCGCCTCCCGCAGGAGCGGCCGGGGGCGAGAGCGCCGGTGGCGGTCCGATCAACCTCAACACCGCGGGCGTGGAGCAGCTCGACGAGTTGCCGCGCGTCGGCCCTGCCATCGCGCAGCGGATCGTGGACTGGCGGGAGCAGAACGGCCGGTTCACGAGTGTGGACGATCTGCTCGGCGTGCCGGGGATCGGCGAGAAGATGCTCGCCGGGCTCCGCGATCTCGTGACCGTGTGA
- the rpsT gene encoding 30S ribosomal protein S20, whose protein sequence is MANIKSQIKRNKTNEKAHERNKAVKSELKTAVRRTREAVAGGDKAAAEKALVTATKKLDKAVSKGVIHKNQAANRKSAIAKQVSAL, encoded by the coding sequence GTGGCAAACATCAAGTCGCAGATCAAGCGCAACAAGACCAACGAGAAGGCGCACGAGCGCAACAAGGCCGTCAAGAGCGAGCTGAAGACCGCGGTGCGTCGCACCCGCGAGGCCGTCGCCGGTGGCGACAAGGCTGCCGCCGAGAAGGCGCTCGTCACGGCTACCAAGAAGCTCGACAAGGCCGTCAGCAAGGGCGTCATCCACAAGAACCAGGCCGCGAACCGCAAGTCCGCGATCGCGAAGCAGGTCTCCGCTCTCTGA
- the holA gene encoding DNA polymerase III subunit delta, producing the protein MAIRKSTPTRSAIPQQSWRTPEPAPIVLISGPEEVCAERATARLRDYLRAEDPSLEISDIDASDYSAGTLLSVSAPSLFGEPRLVRIRSVEKCSDAFLSEALAYLENPQEGATVVLRHTGASVRGKKLLEAIRSGSGGGVEVACPAIKRDSDRYDFAASEFREAGRRIVPAALRALVGAFSDDLTELAAACQQLVNDVEGDITEQIVERYYGGRVETSAFTVADTAIAGRYGEALLALRQALDSGADPVPMVAAIAMKLRTMARVAGTREPSRQLATRLGMKDWQVDRARRDLSGWTQDSLGLAIQATARADAEVKGGSRDAVFALERLVTVIATRAPYAA; encoded by the coding sequence ATGGCGATCCGAAAGTCCACCCCGACACGCAGTGCGATCCCGCAGCAGTCGTGGCGGACCCCGGAGCCGGCGCCGATCGTGCTGATCTCCGGCCCGGAGGAGGTCTGCGCGGAGCGTGCCACGGCAAGACTCCGCGACTACCTGCGCGCCGAAGACCCGAGCCTCGAGATCTCCGACATCGACGCCTCCGACTACTCGGCCGGAACGCTTCTGTCCGTGAGCGCGCCGTCGCTGTTCGGCGAGCCGCGACTCGTCCGCATCCGCAGTGTCGAGAAGTGCTCCGACGCGTTCCTCTCGGAGGCCCTGGCCTACCTGGAGAACCCGCAGGAGGGTGCCACGGTCGTCCTGCGGCACACCGGCGCGAGTGTGCGGGGCAAGAAGTTGCTGGAAGCCATCAGGTCCGGATCCGGCGGAGGCGTCGAGGTGGCGTGCCCCGCCATCAAGCGCGATTCCGACCGGTACGACTTCGCGGCGAGCGAGTTCCGCGAGGCGGGCCGACGCATCGTGCCCGCCGCCCTGCGCGCACTGGTCGGTGCGTTCTCCGACGATCTGACGGAGCTCGCCGCCGCCTGCCAGCAGCTGGTGAACGATGTCGAGGGCGACATCACCGAGCAGATCGTCGAGCGGTACTACGGCGGACGCGTGGAGACCTCCGCCTTCACGGTCGCCGACACGGCGATCGCCGGTCGTTACGGGGAGGCGCTCCTCGCACTGCGGCAGGCACTCGACTCCGGTGCCGACCCGGTTCCGATGGTCGCGGCGATCGCGATGAAGCTGCGCACGATGGCCAGGGTGGCCGGTACGCGCGAGCCGTCCCGGCAGCTCGCGACACGGCTGGGCATGAAGGACTGGCAGGTCGACCGGGCGCGCCGCGATCTGTCGGGGTGGACCCAGGATTCGCTCGGTCTTGCGATCCAGGCGACCGCGCGCGCCGACGCCGAGGTCAAGGGCGGCTCCCGCGACGCCGTCTTCGCACTCGAACGCCTCGTCACGGTCATCGCCACGCGCGCTCCCTACGCGGCCTGA
- the hemW gene encoding radical SAM family heme chaperone HemW, translating to MAPSVLPDGDIAPADGALPEGTVVDPGTDFGVYIHVPYCRVRCGYCDFNTYTADELRGHRRDDYPDDLSREIALATRVLADAPRPAQTVFFGGGTPTLLSSAALGGMLHAVREGFGIAPDAEITVEANPDSVTPASLAELAEAGVTRVSIGMQSSVPHVLAALDRTHDPLNVAAAVAGARAAGLDVSVDLIYGAPGESLSDWRASVDAALALEPDHLSAYALIIEDGTKLARRIRSGDVPAPDDDLQAEMYELVDDAMADAGYDWYEVSNWARGADHRSRHNLAYWRGTDWWGFGPGAHSHVAGVRWWNVKHPAAYAQRLSLGSSPAAAREVPGQEARTLERILLESRIREGLPIEVVPSDRRSAVAGLIADGLVDGATALRGRIVLTRRGRLLADAVVRALTD from the coding sequence ATGGCCCCATCCGTACTTCCCGACGGCGACATCGCGCCCGCCGACGGGGCTCTCCCCGAGGGCACCGTGGTGGATCCGGGCACCGATTTCGGGGTCTACATCCACGTCCCGTACTGCCGTGTGCGCTGCGGATACTGCGACTTCAACACCTACACGGCCGATGAGCTGCGCGGCCACCGACGCGACGACTACCCCGACGACCTGAGCCGTGAGATCGCGCTGGCGACCCGGGTGCTGGCAGACGCCCCGCGGCCGGCGCAGACCGTCTTCTTCGGCGGGGGCACGCCGACCCTGCTCTCGTCGGCCGCGCTGGGCGGAATGCTGCACGCCGTCCGCGAAGGCTTCGGCATCGCTCCGGACGCCGAGATCACGGTCGAGGCCAATCCCGACTCGGTCACTCCCGCGTCCCTCGCCGAGCTCGCCGAGGCGGGAGTGACCCGCGTCTCGATCGGCATGCAGTCGAGCGTCCCGCACGTGCTCGCCGCGCTCGATCGCACGCATGACCCCCTCAACGTCGCCGCGGCCGTCGCGGGGGCGCGGGCGGCCGGGCTCGACGTGAGCGTCGATCTGATCTACGGCGCACCGGGGGAGTCCCTCTCCGATTGGCGCGCATCGGTCGATGCCGCCCTCGCGCTGGAGCCGGATCATCTCTCCGCCTACGCGCTCATCATCGAGGACGGCACGAAGCTCGCCCGCCGCATCCGCTCCGGTGACGTGCCCGCGCCGGATGACGACCTGCAGGCGGAGATGTACGAGCTCGTCGACGACGCGATGGCGGATGCGGGCTACGACTGGTACGAGGTGTCGAACTGGGCGCGCGGCGCAGACCACCGCTCGCGCCACAACCTCGCGTATTGGCGCGGAACCGACTGGTGGGGGTTCGGTCCGGGCGCGCACAGCCACGTCGCCGGCGTGCGATGGTGGAACGTCAAGCATCCGGCCGCGTACGCGCAACGGCTCTCGCTGGGCTCGTCGCCGGCGGCGGCCCGGGAGGTACCCGGCCAAGAGGCGCGCACGCTCGAGCGGATCCTGCTGGAGTCCCGCATCCGCGAGGGTCTGCCGATCGAGGTCGTTCCGAGCGATCGGCGCAGCGCCGTGGCCGGCCTCATCGCCGACGGGCTCGTCGACGGCGCGACCGCTCTGCGCGGTCGCATCGTGCTCACGCGTCGCGGCCGGCTGCTCGCCGACGCGGTCGTCCGCGCGCTGACCGACTGA
- a CDS encoding alpha/beta fold hydrolase codes for MTVQVVLVHGIRTSASMWRAQRESLTAAGMGVTAVDLPGHGTRMAEPFTLDEAFATIDRAVRVAAERGPVLLVGHSMGGLLCIEYAGRVDPPPIAGFIAASCTAVPRGLGLRIYRTLARGFDALPDRGMRLTRYVLSRTLPEHTRDDFGAGGYALDAQDGALAQLARLDVLTALARIRVPLWFVNGQYDQLRVSERLFQRIAPHAELIVIPRTSHLVSAMRPEAFDAVIALAVATIEAGAKDPVW; via the coding sequence ATGACGGTGCAGGTGGTCCTGGTGCACGGGATCCGGACGTCCGCTTCCATGTGGCGCGCCCAGCGGGAGAGCCTGACGGCCGCGGGCATGGGCGTGACCGCCGTGGACCTTCCCGGTCACGGCACGCGCATGGCCGAGCCGTTCACCCTCGACGAGGCGTTCGCGACGATCGACCGTGCCGTGCGCGTCGCGGCCGAGCGCGGGCCCGTTCTGTTGGTCGGTCACTCCATGGGCGGCCTGCTGTGCATCGAGTACGCGGGACGCGTCGATCCCCCGCCGATCGCCGGGTTCATCGCCGCATCCTGCACCGCGGTGCCGCGCGGGCTGGGACTGCGCATCTACCGGACGCTGGCCCGCGGCTTCGACGCGCTCCCCGATCGCGGGATGCGGCTGACCCGGTACGTGCTCTCCCGAACGCTTCCCGAGCACACTCGAGACGACTTCGGCGCGGGCGGATACGCCCTCGACGCCCAGGACGGCGCGCTCGCGCAGCTCGCTCGGCTCGACGTGTTGACGGCTCTCGCCCGCATCCGCGTCCCGCTGTGGTTCGTCAATGGCCAGTACGACCAACTGCGCGTCAGCGAGCGTCTCTTCCAGCGCATCGCGCCCCACGCGGAACTCATCGTCATCCCCCGCACGAGCCATCTCGTGTCGGCGATGCGCCCCGAGGCCTTCGACGCCGTGATCGCCCTCGCCGTCGCCACGATCGAGGCGGGCGCGAAGGACCCGGTCTGGTAG
- a CDS encoding DUF1990 family protein, which translates to MRRGTFRDETVDYAAVGATQAPDLLQYPPEKSIPAEESWKLGSGEERFRSAGDALLSWSALRDGGISIAEVRPASDPSYSGVSFDDEGQPIAPSRLDADQRFDADGTPYVAAGSSVHVRGRVGGYRVDAELRVIFVVEEKRRIGFALGTVRDSVVSGEESFMIEWRGDDEVWFTVRAFDRPVAPLYRLLPALVRRRRRELFGRYLRAISPMYTTPA; encoded by the coding sequence ATGCGCCGTGGGACCTTCCGGGACGAGACCGTCGACTACGCCGCCGTCGGGGCGACGCAGGCTCCCGACCTCCTCCAGTACCCGCCGGAGAAGAGCATCCCCGCCGAGGAGTCGTGGAAGCTCGGCAGCGGCGAGGAGCGCTTCCGCTCGGCGGGAGATGCGCTGCTCTCCTGGAGTGCCCTCCGTGACGGCGGCATCTCGATCGCCGAGGTGCGCCCCGCATCCGATCCGAGCTACTCGGGCGTCTCGTTCGATGACGAAGGCCAGCCCATCGCGCCGAGCCGCCTCGACGCCGACCAGCGCTTCGATGCGGACGGAACGCCGTATGTGGCCGCCGGTTCGTCGGTGCACGTGCGCGGCCGTGTCGGCGGCTATCGCGTCGACGCCGAGCTGCGCGTGATCTTCGTGGTCGAGGAGAAGCGCCGTATCGGGTTCGCGCTCGGCACGGTGCGCGACTCGGTGGTGAGCGGCGAGGAATCGTTCATGATCGAGTGGCGCGGCGACGACGAGGTCTGGTTCACCGTTCGCGCATTCGATCGCCCGGTGGCCCCGCTCTACCGCCTTCTCCCCGCACTCGTGCGCCGCCGCCGCCGCGAGCTGTTCGGCCGGTATCTGCGCGCGATCTCACCCATGTACACGACCCCCGCCTGA
- the lepA gene encoding translation elongation factor 4, with amino-acid sequence MSPRALKPLQPSATPPELIRNFCIIAHIDHGKSTLADRMLQITGVVADRDMRAQYLDRMDIERERGITIKSQAVRMPWSDANGTYALNMIDTPGHVDFTYEVSRSLAACEGAILLVDAAQGIEAQTLANLYLALENDLTIIPVLNKIDLPAADPEKYAAELAGLIGGDPADVLRVSGKTGMGVEALLDRIVERIPAPVGDPAAPARAMIFDSVYDAYRGVVTYVRMVDGKLEPRERIQMMSTKATHELLEIGVSSPEPVPTKGLGVGEVGYLITGVKDVRQSKVGDTITNHRKPATDALPGYTDPKPMVFSGIYPIDGSDYAELREALDKLKLSDASLQYEPETSVALGFGFRCGFLGLLHLEIITERLSREFGLDLITTAPSVTYEVMTDTGETVTVTNPSEYPDGRVAEVSEPVVKVGILLPKDYVGTVMELCQSRRGTLLGMDYLSEDRVELRYNMPLGEIVFDFFDHLKSRTQGYASLDYEPAGSQTADLVKVDILLQGEKVDAFSSIVHREKAYAYGTMMTERLRKLIPRQQFEVPIQAAIGARIIARENIRAIRKDVLAKCYGGDITRKRKLLEKQKEGKKRMKMVGRVEVPQEAFIAALSGDVETKK; translated from the coding sequence ATGTCACCGCGCGCCCTCAAGCCCCTGCAGCCGTCCGCGACTCCGCCCGAGCTGATCCGCAACTTCTGCATCATCGCCCACATCGACCACGGCAAGTCGACGTTGGCCGATCGGATGCTGCAGATCACCGGTGTCGTCGCCGACCGCGACATGCGGGCGCAGTACCTCGACCGCATGGACATCGAGCGCGAGCGCGGCATCACGATCAAGAGCCAGGCCGTGCGGATGCCCTGGTCGGACGCGAACGGCACGTACGCGCTCAACATGATCGACACCCCCGGGCACGTCGACTTCACCTACGAGGTGAGCCGATCGCTCGCCGCGTGCGAGGGCGCGATCCTCCTGGTGGATGCGGCGCAGGGCATCGAGGCGCAGACGCTCGCGAACCTGTACCTCGCGCTCGAGAACGACCTGACGATCATCCCGGTGCTCAACAAGATCGACCTGCCCGCGGCCGATCCCGAGAAGTACGCCGCCGAACTCGCGGGACTCATCGGCGGCGACCCCGCGGACGTGCTCCGCGTCAGCGGCAAGACCGGCATGGGTGTCGAAGCGCTGCTGGATCGGATCGTCGAGCGCATCCCCGCACCCGTCGGAGACCCCGCGGCTCCGGCGCGCGCGATGATCTTCGACTCCGTCTACGACGCGTATCGCGGCGTCGTGACCTACGTCCGCATGGTCGACGGCAAGCTCGAGCCGCGTGAGCGGATCCAGATGATGTCGACCAAGGCCACCCACGAACTGCTCGAGATCGGCGTATCCAGCCCCGAGCCGGTTCCCACCAAGGGCCTCGGCGTCGGGGAGGTCGGATACCTGATCACGGGCGTGAAGGACGTGCGCCAGTCGAAGGTCGGCGACACGATCACGAACCACCGCAAGCCCGCTACCGACGCGCTGCCCGGTTACACCGACCCCAAGCCGATGGTCTTCTCGGGCATCTACCCGATCGACGGCAGTGACTACGCGGAGCTGCGCGAGGCGCTCGACAAGCTCAAGCTGTCCGACGCGTCGCTGCAGTACGAGCCGGAGACCTCCGTCGCCCTCGGCTTCGGCTTCCGCTGCGGGTTCCTCGGGCTCCTGCACCTCGAGATCATCACCGAGCGCCTCTCGCGCGAGTTCGGTCTCGACCTGATCACCACCGCGCCCTCCGTGACGTACGAGGTCATGACGGACACGGGAGAGACGGTCACCGTCACCAACCCGAGCGAGTACCCGGACGGCCGCGTGGCCGAGGTCTCCGAGCCGGTCGTCAAGGTCGGCATCCTGCTGCCGAAGGACTACGTGGGCACCGTGATGGAGCTGTGCCAGTCGCGCCGCGGGACGCTGCTGGGCATGGACTACCTCAGCGAGGACCGCGTCGAGCTGCGCTACAACATGCCGCTGGGTGAGATCGTCTTCGACTTCTTCGACCACCTCAAGAGCCGCACGCAGGGCTACGCCAGCCTGGACTACGAACCGGCCGGGTCCCAGACCGCCGACCTCGTGAAGGTCGACATCCTCCTGCAGGGCGAGAAGGTCGACGCCTTCAGCTCGATCGTGCACCGTGAGAAGGCGTACGCCTACGGCACGATGATGACCGAGCGGCTGCGCAAGCTCATCCCTCGTCAGCAGTTCGAGGTTCCGATCCAGGCCGCCATCGGGGCGCGGATCATCGCCCGCGAGAACATCCGCGCGATCCGCAAGGACGTGCTCGCCAAGTGCTACGGCGGTGACATCACGCGTAAGCGCAAGCTGCTCGAGAAGCAGAAGGAGGGCAAGAAGCGCATGAAGATGGTCGGACGCGTCGAGGTGCCCCAGGAGGCGTTCATCGCCGCGCTGTCGGGTGACGTCGAGACGAAGAAGTAG
- a CDS encoding ComEC/Rec2 family competence protein produces MVAAVAITHSAAAPVLALLCGGGAVATALTAALIGRPGWARMWALVTLALLMGAMPAMSVAVQDPPRAAAIEVGDGHQVGGEFSVVGKIETTALGYRTDALTVSASAGREPVAAGVPVTVLMSERPDGAEIGAVVRIDGGAFAAEPGDRAALVVRAERVELVRAPEGVSAASAWLRERLAASTEGLPAPGAGLIPGLAVGDTGAVDAELEQQMRAASLTHLTAVSGANCAIVVGLAFLLAARCGIGRTGRVIAGLSALAGFVGLVTPEPSVIRAATMSAIAMLALLLGRRGSGLALLALAVCVLLAADPWLALSLGFALSAAATGALLVLAPPLARGLGRFLPASLALALAVPLSAQLVCAPLIVLVSTGVAVYGVPANLLAAPAAPVATVLGLAACLAGPVPVLQAGLSALTWVPAAWIAGIAGAVDTLPARTLAWAEGLPGLVGLVVVTAAGTVLLLPPGRTRIARLTRALSAVMTASVAAAMVGILVVDSVVVPLTTPQEWSVAMCDVGQGDAVVVRSAGAVMLVDTGPEPEALDSCLARLGITRIDLLVLTHFDIDHVGGLDGVPAPVGLLMHGPADERDAARALAVGARDVVAAAAGMGGVLGAARWRILWPSADAVVPGNDASIVVEIGGGGVPRTLMLGDLGGDAQRALRASGELRGPYEVLKVAHHGSADQDAGLQRQVAPALALIGVGAGNDYGHPRAAILDILSAQGTTVARTDLDGLILVGMDDGRTTVWRERTEAASAALGRLGGWRSESPPRHAVRSRSSRGGPRSRRRSC; encoded by the coding sequence ATGGTCGCCGCTGTCGCGATCACGCACTCGGCGGCGGCGCCGGTGCTGGCTCTGCTCTGCGGCGGCGGTGCCGTGGCGACCGCGCTGACCGCGGCGCTGATCGGGCGACCGGGGTGGGCGCGCATGTGGGCTCTCGTGACGCTCGCCCTGCTGATGGGGGCGATGCCGGCGATGTCGGTGGCCGTGCAGGATCCGCCCCGCGCCGCCGCGATCGAGGTGGGCGACGGCCACCAGGTGGGCGGTGAGTTCTCGGTCGTCGGCAAGATCGAGACGACCGCGCTCGGCTATCGGACGGATGCGCTCACGGTGTCGGCGTCGGCCGGTCGCGAGCCGGTCGCCGCCGGGGTGCCGGTCACGGTGTTGATGTCGGAGCGTCCCGACGGGGCCGAGATCGGCGCTGTCGTGCGCATCGACGGCGGCGCCTTCGCGGCGGAGCCGGGCGACCGTGCCGCGCTCGTCGTGCGGGCGGAGCGGGTCGAGCTGGTACGGGCGCCGGAGGGGGTGTCGGCCGCATCCGCCTGGCTGCGCGAACGTCTCGCTGCGTCGACGGAAGGGCTGCCCGCACCGGGCGCCGGCCTCATCCCGGGCCTCGCCGTCGGAGACACCGGCGCCGTCGACGCCGAGCTGGAGCAGCAGATGCGCGCCGCATCCCTCACCCATCTCACCGCCGTCTCGGGGGCGAACTGCGCCATCGTCGTCGGGCTCGCCTTCCTCCTCGCGGCGCGGTGCGGAATCGGTCGCACGGGGCGTGTCATCGCCGGGCTGTCGGCGCTCGCGGGCTTCGTCGGCCTAGTCACGCCCGAGCCCAGCGTCATCCGTGCGGCGACGATGTCCGCGATCGCGATGCTCGCGCTGCTGCTCGGACGGCGGGGAAGCGGACTCGCCCTCCTCGCCCTGGCGGTGTGCGTGCTGCTGGCCGCCGATCCGTGGCTGGCGCTGTCATTGGGGTTCGCGCTGTCGGCGGCGGCCACGGGCGCGCTGCTGGTGCTCGCCCCGCCTCTCGCGCGGGGGCTCGGCAGGTTCTTGCCGGCGTCTCTCGCCCTGGCGCTGGCCGTACCGCTGTCGGCGCAGCTCGTCTGCGCTCCGCTCATCGTGCTCGTCAGCACCGGTGTCGCCGTGTACGGCGTGCCGGCGAACCTCCTCGCGGCCCCTGCCGCCCCGGTCGCCACCGTACTCGGGCTGGCAGCGTGCCTCGCGGGTCCCGTGCCCGTGCTGCAGGCGGGACTGAGTGCCCTCACCTGGGTGCCCGCGGCGTGGATCGCGGGGATCGCGGGTGCTGTGGACACGCTGCCCGCGCGGACGCTCGCGTGGGCGGAAGGCCTCCCCGGGCTCGTCGGCCTCGTCGTGGTGACAGCGGCCGGCACGGTCCTCCTGCTGCCGCCGGGACGAACACGCATCGCTCGCCTCACCCGCGCACTCTCGGCCGTGATGACCGCATCCGTTGCGGCGGCGATGGTGGGGATCCTGGTGGTCGACTCCGTCGTGGTACCGCTCACGACGCCACAGGAGTGGAGCGTCGCCATGTGCGACGTCGGGCAGGGCGACGCCGTCGTGGTCCGCTCCGCCGGCGCGGTCATGCTCGTGGACACCGGCCCCGAACCCGAGGCTCTCGACTCCTGTCTCGCGAGGTTGGGGATCACGCGGATCGACCTTCTGGTGCTCACCCACTTCGACATCGACCACGTGGGCGGGCTCGACGGCGTTCCGGCACCCGTGGGTCTCCTGATGCACGGTCCCGCGGACGAGCGCGACGCCGCGCGGGCGCTCGCGGTCGGGGCGCGGGATGTCGTCGCCGCTGCCGCGGGGATGGGGGGAGTGCTGGGAGCCGCCCGCTGGCGGATCCTGTGGCCGTCGGCAGACGCCGTGGTGCCGGGCAACGATGCGAGCATCGTCGTGGAGATCGGGGGCGGCGGGGTGCCGCGCACGCTCATGCTGGGGGACCTCGGCGGCGACGCGCAGCGGGCGCTGCGCGCGAGCGGAGAGCTGAGAGGGCCGTACGAGGTCCTCAAGGTCGCGCATCACGGATCGGCGGATCAGGATGCGGGGCTGCAGCGTCAGGTCGCTCCGGCGCTCGCATTGATCGGCGTGGGTGCGGGCAACGACTACGGGCATCCGCGGGCGGCGATCCTCGACATCCTCTCGGCCCAGGGCACGACGGTGGCGCGCACCGACCTCGACGGTCTCATCCTCGTGGGGATGGACGACGGGCGCACGACGGTCTGGCGGGAGCGGACGGAGGCGGCGTCGGCCGCCCTCGGTAGGCTGGGAGGATGGCGATCCGAAAGTCCACCCCGACACGCAGTGCGATCCCGCAGCAGTCGTGGCGGACCCCGGAGCCGGCGCCGATCGTGCTGA